The Pediococcus claussenii ATCC BAA-344 genome segment TCAATCCGAATGGTAGCTTTCTTAACTCGTTCTCGGCGGGTTTGGCGACAATAATCTTTCACGAGGGTATAGCTGCCGGTAAAGCCCTTCTTCTGGATAAATTTAAAAATTGAAGCAGCCGAACAATTTAGTTCAAGCTTTGAATCGATGGTTTGCTTGAATGGATCCAGTAAACTTGGCCGTTTCGGTCGACCACTTGGTCGGCCCTTAAGTCCAGCTTTGACTTCCTCATAGGCTTTCTTAACGGTTCGATAATCAACATTATATTGCCGGGCAATCTCGGCGAAGTTAGGCTTAATATTTTCAGTCACGTAAATCGTCACTCCTTCTCTTAAATCACGTCTCACATCAAATTCCTCCTACACTCTGATGTGATTCATGATACAAAAAATGTAGGAAAACCAACAGTTCTAACCTGCCGTTTTCCTACATTTTACGGGTGCCTTTTACACTTGCTTGATCCAAGCCTAAATAAGCTAAAGTCATTGATTCACTTGAGTGATTTAGTAAGTGCATGACTAGGCCAATATTGTAATTTGATTGCGTGTAAACACGATAAGCCCCAGTTTTGCGCATCGTATGAGTACCTAGATAATTAATTCCTAACAGATCGCCAACCTTACTCATAATTTTGTAGAACTGTTTTTCAGTAATATGGCGTTCTGGGTGTTGAATTGAAGGAAAGAGCCATTCAGAATCCAGCTTATGATCAAGCAGCCATTGACGGTACAATAAGAGCTCTGTTTGAACAGGTTTAAGGTACAAGGTATTAGGTTTACCAGTTTTTCGGTCATGAATAAACGCATTTTGTTTAATAGAACCGTCCGGATTAAAAATATCGGCCTGTTTTAAGCCCATAACGTCACTCACTCGCAGTAGCGTCGCTTTACCAACTTGAAAAATCGTATAGTTACGTCGGCCAGCTTTAAAGTTATTGAGTAACGTATCTTGAACCTCTTTAAGAACGTT includes the following:
- a CDS encoding site-specific integrase, whose product is MQQVVLPIKDSNVLKEVQDTLLNNFKAGRRNYTIFQVGKATLLRVSDVMGLKQADIFNPDGSIKQNAFIHDRKTGKPNTLYLKPVQTELLLYRQWLLDHKLDSEWLFPSIQHPERHITEKQFYKIMSKVGDLLGINYLGTHTMRKTGAYRVYTQSNYNIGLVMHLLNHSSESMTLAYLGLDQASVKGTRKM